One part of the Candidatus Neomarinimicrobiota bacterium genome encodes these proteins:
- a CDS encoding glycoside hydrolase family 3 protein gives MRRISLNSKFALFLSGILLFSGCAGLAVMGGEGAWARATLRKLTQREKIAQMMLYYMNMQYLNEESEQWREIVELIQTDGIGGIHLWYGDVGTSLTIMNQMQKMSKVPILFDADIERGLHQRFPGGTPLPVLMAVGATGNPDYAYQAGRITAIEGRAVGIQLNLMPVVDVNNNPANPIINVRSYGEDPAMVIEFSRAFIRGMRENGMLGTAKHFPGHGDTETDSHSNLAIIPSDSTRLWTVELLPFIAAIKDGIDLVMIAHIQAPDYQPHAGTPATLSRFWTTEVLRNQLDFKGAVITDAMAMGGVTENFTDAYALIEAINAGCDIIIQNFNFRFAVDIVEKAVQEGLISRERIDEAALKMLLLKEKAGLHRNRYTNIDNTRRVVGNPEFQHLASEMATKAVTLVKNEGNLVPLRATAEEDTVYV, from the coding sequence ATGCGACGAATCTCTCTCAACAGCAAGTTTGCGCTTTTTCTATCTGGCATTCTGCTATTCTCCGGCTGCGCCGGGCTAGCGGTGATGGGTGGTGAAGGGGCCTGGGCACGGGCGACCCTTCGGAAGCTTACCCAACGGGAGAAAATCGCCCAGATGATGCTTTATTATATGAACATGCAGTACTTGAATGAGGAATCGGAGCAGTGGCGGGAGATTGTGGAGCTGATCCAGACCGATGGCATCGGTGGCATCCATCTCTGGTATGGGGATGTCGGTACGTCGCTCACAATAATGAACCAGATGCAGAAGATGTCCAAGGTTCCAATCCTGTTCGACGCGGACATTGAGCGGGGCCTGCATCAGCGCTTTCCTGGGGGCACTCCTTTACCGGTGCTGATGGCAGTGGGTGCGACCGGCAACCCCGACTATGCCTATCAGGCCGGACGGATCACTGCCATTGAAGGCCGCGCGGTAGGGATCCAACTGAACCTCATGCCAGTGGTGGATGTGAATAATAATCCCGCTAATCCCATCATCAACGTGCGCTCATATGGGGAAGACCCAGCAATGGTCATCGAATTCTCCAGGGCTTTCATCCGTGGGATGCGGGAAAATGGTATGCTGGGCACGGCCAAACACTTTCCCGGCCACGGCGATACTGAAACGGATTCACATTCCAATCTGGCTATCATTCCCAGCGACTCAACCCGACTATGGACGGTGGAGCTGCTGCCATTCATCGCAGCAATCAAGGATGGAATCGATCTGGTCATGATCGCCCATATCCAGGCCCCTGATTACCAGCCTCATGCTGGTACACCCGCCACCCTCTCCAGGTTTTGGACGACAGAAGTGCTGAGAAACCAGTTGGATTTTAAAGGCGCCGTGATCACCGACGCCATGGCTATGGGTGGCGTGACCGAGAACTTCACGGATGCTTATGCCCTTATTGAAGCCATCAACGCTGGGTGTGATATTATCATCCAGAATTTCAACTTCCGTTTTGCAGTCGATATCGTGGAAAAGGCGGTCCAGGAGGGACTCATCAGCAGGGAACGGATTGATGAGGCGGCCTTGAAGATGCTTCTACTCAAGGAGAAGGCCGGCCTGCATAGGAACCGGTACACCAACATTGATAATACGCGCCGGGTCGTGGGCAATCCTGAATTCCAACAC